From the Sebastes umbrosus isolate fSebUmb1 chromosome 2, fSebUmb1.pri, whole genome shotgun sequence genome, one window contains:
- the gpalpp1 gene encoding GPALPP motifs-containing protein 1 — translation MSSDKPRGPALPRKFRQEESDEDSDSDEGFSGPALPPGYKRGGPSSSSEDSEQEVMVKRAKTAAEKVENTKVQEKDDDGFFGPALPPGFKKQQSSPERPPVLGPALPPGFRRAAYENDDDDDDDDGEDGEDFPGPALPPGYQAESSSSEGEDEDVIGPMPTTEPIENPVARDFERRARKMKEKLTGDNTPEVVARETWMTELPPELQHIGLGARTFKKRSGPANKDRSIWTDTPEDTKRKTEERLERKQKGLVEEEDVPQLPQKDVEMAHKVSKYNESKRAESLVSMHTKKMKEKSKEKVDKPVERRAFDRDEDLQVNRFDEAQKQRLLKKSQELNTRFSHSRDRMFL, via the exons ATGTCGTCTGATAAACCACGTGGACCTGCTTTACCCCGGAAGttcagacaggaggagagcGATGAAGACTCTGATAGCGATGAAGGGT TCTCTGGCCCTGCTCTGCCTCCCGGATATAAACGAGGAGGACCGTCCAGCTCCTCTGAGGACAGTGAACAGGAGGTGATGGTCAAAAGAGCCAAAACAGCTGCAGAGAA GGTGGAGAACACAAAGGTACAAGAAAAAGATGATGATGGTTTCTTTGGACCGGCCCTACCACCAGGTTTCAAGAAACAACAGAGTTCACCAGAAAG GCCACCTGTGCTGGGACCAGCTTTGCCTCCTGGGTTTCGCAGAGCAGCATATGAaaacgatgatgatgatgatgatgatgatggtgaagatGGAGAGGATTTCCCAGGGCCTGCCCTGCCCCCTGGCTACCAGGCCGAGTCCTCCAGCAGCGAgggagaggatgaggatgtgATCGGACCCATGCCGACCACAGAGCCTATTGAGAACCCTGTGGCACGGGACTTTGAGCGCAGAGCACGAAAGAtgaaagagaagctgacaggaGAT AACACTCCTGAAGTGGTGGCCAGAGAAACATGGATGACAGAGCTCCCACCAGAACTGCAGCACATTGGTTTGGGGGCTCGAACCTTCAAGAAGAGGTCGGGTCCAGCGAACAAGGATCGCTCCATTTGGACAGATACACCAGAGGACACGAAGCGCAAGACCGAG GAACGCCTTGAGAGAAAGCAGAAGGGTCtagtggaggaagaggatgtCCCACAACTACCCCAGAAGGACGTGGAAATGGCACACAAAGTGTCTAAGTATAAC GAGTCTAAACGTGCTGAGTCTCTGGTGAGCATGCACACAAAGAAGATGAAGGAAAAATCAAAGGAGAAGGTGGACAAACCAGTGGAGAGGAGAGCATTCGATCGGGACGAAGACCTGCAAGTGAATCGCTTTGATGAAGCGCAGAAGCAGCGGCTGCTGAAGAAATCTCAGGAACTGAACACACGATTCTCCCACAGCAGGGACCGAATGTTCCTGTAA
- the ercc3 gene encoding general transcription and DNA repair factor IIH helicase subunit XPB — protein sequence MGKKDKGDRDKKSKKRVYEEEEDEEEVVGSESQEAIPAAAGKQVEESSTKLDEYGAKDYRVQMMLKNDHSSRPLWVAPDGHIFLEAFSPVYKYAQDFMVAIAEPVCRPNHVHEYKLTAYSLYAAVSVGLQTSDIVEYLQKLSKTSVPDGIVQFIKLCTLSYGKVKLVLKHNRYFVESAFPDVIQRLLQDNVIRDCRLRTADGADTELITEVITSKSLISKSIEEKVGTSSSQQPGDGQTSTQKVPEDIFSYYEQMDKEEEEEEETQTVSFEIRQEMIEEVQKRCITMEYPLLAEYDFRNDTVNPDINIDLKPTAVLRPYQEKSLRKMFGNGRARSGVIVLPCGAGKSLVGVTAACTVRKRCLVLGNSSVSVEQWKAQFKMWSTIDDSQICRFTSDAKDKPIGCSVAISTYSMLGHTTKRSWEAERVMEWMRSQEWGLIILDEVHTIPAKMFRRVLTIVQAHCKMGLTATLVREDDKIVDLNFLIGPKLFEANWMELQNNGYIAKVQCAEVWCPMSPEFYREYVAIKTKKRILFYTMNPNKFRACQFLIRFHERRNDKIMVFADNVFALKEYAIRLNKPYIYGPTSQGERMQILQNFKHNPKINTIFISKVGDTSFDLPEANVLIQISSHGGSRRQEAQRLGRVLRAKKGMVAEEYNAYFYSLVSQDTQEMAYSTKRQRFLVDQGYSFKVITKLAGMEEGDLMFSTKDEQQQLLQKVLAASDLDAEEEVVAGELGGRPQFSRRTGTMSSMSGADDAVYMEYQSRGNKSLLGKNIHPLFKRFRK from the exons ATGGGTAAAAAGGATAAAGGAGACCGGG ACAAGAAGTCAAAAAAGCGTGTctatgaggaggaagaagatgaagaagaggtcgtgggcagcgagtctcaggAGGCCATACCTGCTGCTGCAGGGAAACAAGTGGAAGAGTCCAGTACAAAGCTGGATGAATATGGAGCCAAAGACTACCGTGTTCAGATGATGTTAAAGAATGATCACTCTTCACGCCCCCTCTGGGTG GCTCCAGATGGACACATCTTTCTGGAGGCCTTCTCACCAGTGTACAAGTACGCCCAGGATTTCATGGTGGCCATTGCAGAGCCAGTGTGCAGGCCTAACCATGTCCATGAGTACAAGCTGACGGCCTATTCCCTGTatgcagctgtcagtgtgggGCTGCAGACCTCTGATATTGTGGAGTACCTGCAGAAACTCAGCAAGACATCTGTACCTGATGGAATTGTGCAGTTCATTAAG ctCTGCACATTGAGCTATGGCAAAGTCAAGCTGGTGCTCAAGCACAATAG GTATTTTGTTGAGAGTGCCTTCCCTGATGTGATCCAGCGCCTCCTGCAGGACAACGTGATCCGTGACTGTCGTCTCCGCACTGCAGACGGAGCGGACACTGAGCTTATTACCGAAGTCATCACCAGCAAGTCATTG ATTTCCAAGTCTATTGAGGAAAAGGTGGGTACTTCCTCCTCACAGCAGCCTGGCGATGGACAGACTTCAACCCAGAAGGTCCCTGAGGATATCTTCAGTTACTATGAGCAGATGgataaagaagaagaggaggaggaagagactcAGACTGTGTCTTTTGAGATCCGCCAG GAGATGATTGAAGAGGTGCAGAAGCGTTGTATTACAATGGAGTACCCCCTCCTAGCAGAGTACGACTTTCGCAATGATACAGTCAACCCAGACATCAACATAGACCTGAAGCCCACTGCTGTGTTGCGACCCTACCAGGAAAAGAGTCTGCGCAAGATGTTTGGAAATGGACGTGCTCGCTCTGGGGTCATCGTGCTGCCCTGTG GAGCGGGCAAATCTCTGGTGGGCGTGACAGCGGCGTGCACGGTGCGTAAACGCTGCCTGGTGTTGGGGAACTCCTCAGTGTCAGTGGAGCAGTGGAAGGCTCAGTTCAAGATGTGGTCCACCATTGATGACTCTCAGATCTGCCGCTTCACCTCCGACGCCAAGGACAAGCCCATCGGCTGCTCGGTGGCCATCAGCACCTACTCTATGCTGGGTCACACCACCAAGCGCTCCTGGGAGGCTGAGCGAGTCATGGAGTGGATGCGGAGCCAGGAGTGGGGACTCATTATCCTGGATGAGGTGCACACTATCCCTG CCAAGATGTTCCGTCGTGTTCTGACCATTGTCCAGGCACATTGCAAAATGGGGCTCACTGCCACACTGGTCAGGGAAGATGACAAGATTGTGGACCTGAACTTCCTAATTGGGCCTAAACTGTTTGAGGCCAACTGGATGGAATTGCAGAACAATGGCTACATTGCCAAAGTCCAGTGTGCAGAG GTGTGGTGCCCGATGTCTCCAGAGTTTTACAGAGAGTATGTGGCCATCAAGACGAAGAAGCGCATCCTGTTTTATACAATGAACCCCAACAAGTTCCGCGCTTGCCAGTTTCTCATTCGCTTCCACGAGCGGCGCAACGACAAGATTATGGTCTTTGCTGACAACGTGTTCGCCTTGAAGGAATACGCCATTCGCCTCAACAA GCCTTACATCTACGGTCCGACCTCTCAGGGGGAAAGAATGCAGATTCTACAGAACTTCAAACACAACCCCAAGATCAACACCATTTTCATCTCCAAG GTTGGAGACACCTCATTTGACTTGCCAGAAGCCAACGTTCTGATCCAGATCTCCTCTCATGGTGGATCACGCAGACAAGAGGCCCAGAGGCTGGGAAGAGTCTTACGAGCCAAGAAAG GAATGGTAGCTGAGGAGTACAATGCGTACTTCTACTCACTGGTGTCCCAAGACACCCAGGAGATGGCATACTCCACCAAGAGGCAGAGGTTCCTGGTGGACCAAGGCTACAGCTTTAAG GTGATCACAAAGTTGGCAGGTATGGAGGAAGGGGACTTAATGTTCTCCACCAAAGATGAGCAACAGCAGCTGCTTCAGAAAGTCCTAGCGGCTTCAGACCTGGATGCTGAGGAGGAAGTGGTGGCAGGGGAGCTGGGCGGACGACCACAG TTCTCAAGGCGAACGGGCACCATGAGCTCCATGTCGGGTGCAGATGACGCCGTCTACATGGAATATCAGAGTCGAGGCAACAAATCTCTATTAGGCAAGAACATTCATCCGCTGTTCAAGCGCTTCAGGAAGTAG